One part of the Lytechinus pictus isolate F3 Inbred chromosome 3, Lp3.0, whole genome shotgun sequence genome encodes these proteins:
- the LOC129256658 gene encoding glutamine--tRNA ligase-like, with protein MTLCSVLFLIQVEKAISKHKEGLVEKRYHYNMGLIISEVRQKLKWADGKAIKTEVDMQVTILLGPKTEADMVKPSKDGKKEKSSSDSKGKSVKKSKEEEKKSEPEKELESPAEQKSFSSVNQLMGEAVKFHKPGENYKTDGYVITPRTMELLQEHLKITGGQVRTRFPPEPNGILHIGHAKAINFNFGYARANGGITFLRYDDTNPEKEEEKFFTAIYNMVTWLGYQPYKVTHASDYFQNLYDLAVELIKRNLAYACHMKSEDLKGFNVQDSPWRDRPVEESLRLFEDMKKGKFEEGEVTLRMKTTLEEGKKDPVAYRIKYTPHHRTKDQWCIYPTYDYTHCLCDSIEHITHSLCTKEFQSRRSSYYWLCNAVDAYCPVQWEYGRLNMHYTVVSKRKIGKLISAGIVRDWDDPRLFTLTALKRRGFPPEAINMFCARIGVTMSKVAFDLSMLEACVREVLNNTAKRVMAVLDPIKVTISNFPDAKARLLDVPNIPHDQSQGTHSIPFSSVIYIERSDFQQKAEKGYRRLTPAQPVGLKYTGNVLNVESVVCDNSGKVTELKARITPLEETVKPKAFIHWVSNPISCEVRIYERLFKHKNPEDPEEVPGGFITDCNKDSLTVMNETLIDQSVKGAKIYDRFQFERIGFFSIDTDTTDNKLVFNKTVALKEDSGKN; from the exons ATGACACTCTGTTCTGTTTTGTTTCTAATACAGGTGGAAAAGGCCATAAGCAAGCACAAAGAAGGGCTTGTTGAGAAGAGATATCATTACAATATGGGCCTGATCATTA GTGAAGTTCGTCAGAAACTAAAGTGGGCAGATGGTAAGGCTATCAAGACAGAAGTTGATATGCAAGTGACCATTCTTCTTGGTCCTAAAACAGAGGCAGACATGGTGAAACCAAGCAAG gatggaaagaaagagaaatctAGCAGTGATAGCAAAGGCAAATCAGTCAAGAAatcaaaagaagaagagaagaagtcTGAACCTGAGAAAGAATTAGAATCTCCTGCTGAACAAAAATCATTCTCATCTGTCAATCAACTAATGGGTGAAgctgtcaaatttcacaaaccag GTGAAAATTATAAGACTGATGGATATGTGATTACACCCAGGACGATGGAACTACTTCAAGAGCACTTGAAAATCACAGGAGGACAG GTTCGCACTCGCTTTCCACCTGAACCTAATGGCATTCTTCACATTGGACATGCAAAGGCGATCAACTTTAACTTTGGTTATGCAAGG GCCAATGGAGGCATTACATTCCTGCGTTATGATGACACCAACCCTGAGAAGGAAGAAGAGAAGTTCTTTACCGCAATCTATAATATGGTGACTTGGCTTGGTTATCAACCCTACAAGGTCACTCATGCATCAGATTACTTTCAGAATCTATATGATCTAGCTGTGGAACTCATCAAAAG AAATCTTGCCTATGCATGTCATATGAAATCAGAAGACCTGAAAGGATTCAATGTACAAGATTCACCATGGAGAGATAGGCCTGTAGAAGAAAGTCTGAGACTTTTTGAG GATATGAAGAAAGGCAAGTTTGAAGAAGGTGAAGTGACACTACGTATGAAGACCACGCTCGAAGAGGGCAAGAAGGATCCAGTAGCTTACCGTATCAAATACACTCCTCATCATAGAACTAAAGATCAATG GTGTATATATCCAACCTATGACTACACTCATTGTCTATGTGATTCCATTGAACACATCACTCATTCACTATGCACAAAGGAGTTCCAGTCAAG ACGTTCTTCCTACTACTGGTTATGCAATGCTGTTGATGCCTACTGTCCAGTGCAGTGGGAGTATGGTCGTCTTAACATGCACTATACTGTGGTCTCTAAGAGAAAGATAGGCAAACTTATTTCAGCTGGTATCGTCAG aGACTGGGACGATCCTAGGTTATTTACTCTTACCGCTCTGAAACGAAGAGGCTTTCCACCTGAAGCTATTAATATGTTCTGTGCAAGG aTTGGAGTGACCATGTCTAAGGTAGCATTTGATCTATCTATGCTGGAGGCCTGTGTGAGAGAGGTTCTCAATAATACTGCAAAGAGAGTTATGGCTGTTCTTGATCCTATCAAAGTCACCATATCAAACTTCCCTGATGCAAAG GCTCGATTGCTGGATGTACCAAACATCCCACATGATCAATCTCAAGGAACTCATTCAATCCCATTCTCATCTGTGATCTACATAGAAAGATCAGACTTTCAACAG AAAGCAGAGAAGGGTTACAGACGTTTGACTCCTGCACAGCCTGTTGGTCTGAAATACACTGGGAATGTACTCAATGTAGAATCGGTGGTTTGTGATAACAGCGGAAAGGTGACTGAGCTCAAAGCTAGGATTACACCCCTTGAAGAAACCGTTAAACCCAAGGCATTCATACATTGGGTCTCAAATCCCATCTCATGTGAAGTCAGAATCTATGAAAGACT TTTCAAGCATAAGAACCCTGAAGACCCTGAAGAGGTACCAGGAGGTTTCATCACAGATTGCAATAAG GACTCTTTGACTGTGATGAATGAAACACTAATTGACCAATCAGTGAAAGGTGCAAAGATTTATGATAGATTCCAGTTTGAAAGGATTGGCTTCTTCTCCATTGATACAGATACTACAGATAATAAG cTGGTCTTCAACAAAACAGTAGCCTTGAAAGAGGACTCAGGGAAGAACTGA